The nucleotide window CACCATGCGGTCAGTGCGTAGCCCCGATTCTTGCCCAACATCGACCCCCAACTAATCGTGTTGACGTCCACCATGCCGAGGAAGGCCAGTCCGGAGTGGAAGAGGATGGCAATGACCACCGTCAAGGTGGCTGACACCAGTAGAGGAGGCATGGCATTGGGCAGGATCGTGCGGAACATGATCCGTAGGTCGCTGCACCCGATGGCACGGGCAGCCTTCACATACTCCAGTTCTCTCAACTTGAGGAACTCGGCACGCGCAAGGCGGGCTGCTAGCGGCCACAGTGTTAGGCCAATGGCAAGGGTCTCGTTTCGAGTCCCGGGGCCAAGCAGGAAGATGACGACCATCGAGAAGAGGAGCCCCGGCATTACCTGAAAGATTTCGGTGAATCGCATGAGTAGGGAGTCGATCCACCCGCCGAAGTATCCGGCCAGGCTTCCGACCAAGATGCCGATGGTCATAGTCATGGCGGCGGCTACCGCAGCAACCACCAGAGTTGCCCGGCCTCCTCCGATGATTCCGGCCAGAATGTCCCGGCCCAGATAGTCGGTTCCCAGTGGCGGGGCTAGGTCGCTGCCGGGGCCAAGGAACGGTCTGGCAACCATCTTGTTTGCGCTTGTCCCGTAGAGGCCGGGGCCGAAGATGGTTATCAGGACGATTAGGGAGAATACGACCAGGCCCACGGCTGCTGCCTTGTTCCGAAGGAACATACGCAAGGCTCCCCGGCCGCCAGCTTCGACTTGTTCGATGGCTACGCCGAAGTCGGTCATCGGGACCCTCCGACGCGTATTCGGGGATCGATGAGCCGGTAGACAAGATCTGTGAGCAGGTTGGCCACGATGACCATGGCCGAAGAGAAGATCATGATGCCGAGCAGCGTCGGAGTGTCACGCCGGAAGATTGAGTCGACTGCCAGTCTTCCGATTCCAGGCCAGGCGAATACGACCTCGACGAGTAGGGCGCCGGACAATAGGTTTCCGACCTGGAGTCCGGCGGCGGTTACTACGGGAATGATGGCGTTCCGAAGGGCGTGTTTGTAAACAACGACTCGCTCACGGGCGCCCTTCG belongs to Acidimicrobiales bacterium and includes:
- a CDS encoding ABC transporter permease encodes the protein MTDFGVAIEQVEAGGRGALRMFLRNKAAAVGLVVFSLIVLITIFGPGLYGTSANKMVARPFLGPGSDLAPPLGTDYLGRDILAGIIGGGRATLVVAAVAAAMTMTIGILVGSLAGYFGGWIDSLLMRFTEIFQVMPGLLFSMVVIFLLGPGTRNETLAIGLTLWPLAARLARAEFLKLRELEYVKAARAIGCSDLRIMFRTILPNAMPPLLVSATLTVVIAILFHSGLAFLGMVDVNTISWGSMLGKNRGYALTAWWMVFFPGIAIVITGLSISLVGDGLQDAFNPKLRGR